Genomic DNA from Prunus persica cultivar Lovell chromosome G1, Prunus_persica_NCBIv2, whole genome shotgun sequence:
ATGTTCATAATCATCCCACTGAAAATTGTACTAAAGCCATTATCGGATATCTTTTCTGTAATTAGGGCATGTGTTGGAAACCCTGCTAGTTGAGAACCGTATTGATTTTGGAGTTCCGGGTGGCAAACTTGAGATTTTTGTTTGTATGAGAAAACTCAATTGTATTTAAAACATTCTTTGTAAACGAGTTTGCTCCAAAGATGAAGCCATTATCGTGTGCAAGTCCAagaattattataaatattttcctTCGATGATGTGAGAAGTCTGGTAGATTTTTCAAAGTGAAACGACGTCGTCTCCAAATGAAGATAATTGAGGGGTTCTCTAAACAAAGTCAGGCAGGCAACCAACTCTATATCTGCAATAGATTGATCGATTCACATGCAGCTGATTGAAGGTTAGATGGGCCCAACGTTCTTGAAAACCAACTCTAATAATCCCGCAAACTATCATATACGAGAGAACAGAGATATTGATCCATCTATTCACACATATCAGCAATCAAAGAAATGCAATTGCCGCAAAATAATGCTGAGAAAACAGAACCTTACGAGAAAGGATGCGACTGTACTGAGGATAGAGTATTCTTTTCATATAAACAAGtcatctctttttattttattttttctcaaaaacaaataattctGAACTTTTGCATTTATCTTATAAATCAACTATGTTTGTATGAGCCCTGTTTCCTTCCCTTTCAAAAGTATCAAACTGATCCTACTACTGCTGCACAGCACAATGATATACCAGAAACAAACTTCGGTCCTTTAGCCCGCTGAACTTGTTTTCAAGGCACGTATGTCAGCCTTTGAGAATGACCTCCAGTGTGGTACAGATTGAGGTGATATATTGCCCTCGCCACCAATTCTCTCAACTCGGGATGTTGAGGCAGCGCACTACGGTCTGCCCCTTCAAGAGCAGTCAACACCCTAGTCGGTTCCAAATCGTAGGTATTGCCAGAGTGTAGTGCAAGGTAGCATAGGAGAATCAGTCCATGCAACTGTGAGTGTTCATTGCCTCTTAGCAGTTTCATCAGAGGTGGGATAGCATTGAACTCAATAATCGTCTTTGAATGCTCCATACAGAGAAAATTATCTGGACAAGCAAATTTCCCAAGTGAAATTGCCGCTTCTGTTGCCATGTCTAGATTTTTGTGGCTAAGTTGAGTCACTAGGGGACCAATGACCCAGGTCTCCCTAGCAGGGAATGTCCTAGCCAATGAACCAACTGATTTTATAGAAGGAATTTGCAATGTCGGGCTATCCACATCTTTGATCAGCCTCAAGAGCTGATCCACAACCGCCTTGGCAGCTGGTGAATTGGTCTTAAACGCCGCTCTCCTAAGGTCAGCATTGGATTCAGCAGCAGCTGTTATCTCCATTATAGTCATCAAACAATTGAATTGCAACTCACCCTGTTCCATCTCCACCAACTTAGCCAAGCAAAGCAAACCTTTCGTCTCAGTTATCCTCCTACTATTCGAAACACTACCTCTAGCAAGCATCCACAAAGCCTCTGCACAACTAACTTTCAGCTGAAGCTTAACATGGGGCTTCTCATTCTCCCTCTCCTTCCTATGATTATGTCCCCCGCGATTACTCCCCTCCGCATAATAAGTATACGAAGAACTCGAATACGAATTCGAGTAAGGTCTAAAATTACTCTCACGACTATTACTActgggtttggattttgctaATGTGCTCTTCTCCATTTCCTTGTTAATCTGAACTAGAGAGTGAATGCTTTGCTTACCCGATTCAATCTTCCGATCCTCCACGAAAGTCTCAAACGACAACAGCGTCACCAGCGGCCTAATCACATTCTCTCTGGCGAAATCCTCTTGGGCAACACTGTCATGCTCCGCCATTCTCGCCACCAAGGTCGCCACTCGACTCTGAACCTTCATCGGCGAGTCGCCTAGAACCTGCACAATAGCGGGCACCCCAACCTCATTCACAATGGTCCTCACTTTCTCCTGATCACTGGCCAGATTATAGAGCGCCGTCGCCGCCGCAATTTGGGCATCCGGCGACGAGCCCTCTTTCAAGAGCTTCAGCAGCGGCGAGACCCCACCTTCGTCGACGATAATCTTCTTGTTCCGGTCGTTGTCTTGGGCCAGGGAAGCGAGCTCGTTCGCAGCCTCAACACGATCCGGCAACTGACCCATTTGAATAGTGGCGATGAAGGACCAAACCCATGAGAGAATCGGGTCGTTGCTGGCAATCGGGGCGAGGGAGAGCACAATTCCGTTATTGCCCCCGGAGTCCGGGTCGAATATGCTGAGCAGCCACTTCATGTCTCCGACGGAAGACTCGAGGAAGTTGAAGAGCTTGCGGAAGTCGGTGGCGCTGGTGATCGTCACGACACGTCGTAGGACGCTCTGGCGCTTGCACTTGCGGACCAGGGTTAGGGCTCGCTCGAGATTCTTGGAGACCTCGGCGACGATTCGCCGAATTGGGCGCTCGTACAAAAACGGCGCCGTCGTGGCGAAGCGGACGACGGTTCGGAGCATTTGCGAGAGGCGATCCACCTGCTTGCCGACCTCGGAGCACTCGAGCTTGAACGACTCGGCCTCGTCCACGGCGGACCGGACCCGCTCCGACAGCAAAATCGGGTACGACAGTTCGTCTTCAATGCGCTTCTCTTCCGAAGCCATCGCTCGCTTCAGTCTCCGCTTGCTTGTGCTGTTTTGGGAGGCGAGTCAAGTGAGTCGAAGACGAGTCAGCGGCCGAGTTGACAAATAAAAGCGGGGGAAGAAGATGGGGATTTTGTGAGTTGGGTCACTGTTATTTATTCTTCTTGGGTTCTTGGCTTCTTGTTGACAATGGCATGTTTGCGCGTGTCTGCTCTGCTCTGCTCCGTACCCTGAAATTTCTGAACCcaactttctttatttttcatattttataaatttatgaaattaaattcGGGGCGTGAATTGAAATTCAGAAGGAAGACGAGTCAATTAGTCTTCGTAACCGGTGTTTTAGggtttggcattgcttatttaggataataagtgatttttaaaaatttttgaAAAGCCCAACCTATTTAGTAAACTGTGAGAAATCACTTATTGGtaaaaattgctgtgagagaaagctatatgGAAAAGCAGCTAATTagctgcttttattttttaattatgcagaaatcagtttcgaagagactctgggtttaatgattatgaggcaatcattttttgattatgcgtaaaatcaataccaacaatacttttaacaaaaattttaccaaacgccaaactgctttctctcacagctgatttctctcacagcaaatttgacagcgattattttcacagc
This window encodes:
- the LOC18788987 gene encoding uncharacterized protein LOC18788987 — encoded protein: MASEEKRIEDELSYPILLSERVRSAVDEAESFKLECSEVGKQVDRLSQMLRTVVRFATTAPFLYERPIRRIVAEVSKNLERALTLVRKCKRQSVLRRVVTITSATDFRKLFNFLESSVGDMKWLLSIFDPDSGGNNGIVLSLAPIASNDPILSWVWSFIATIQMGQLPDRVEAANELASLAQDNDRNKKIIVDEGGVSPLLKLLKEGSSPDAQIAAATALYNLASDQEKVRTIVNEVGVPAIVQVLGDSPMKVQSRVATLVARMAEHDSVAQEDFARENVIRPLVTLLSFETFVEDRKIESGKQSIHSLVQINKEMEKSTLAKSKPSSNSRESNFRPYSNSYSSSSYTYYAEGSNRGGHNHRKERENEKPHVKLQLKVSCAEALWMLARGSVSNSRRITETKGLLCLAKLVEMEQGELQFNCLMTIMEITAAAESNADLRRAAFKTNSPAAKAVVDQLLRLIKDVDSPTLQIPSIKSVGSLARTFPARETWVIGPLVTQLSHKNLDMATEAAISLGKFACPDNFLCMEHSKTIIEFNAIPPLMKLLRGNEHSQLHGLILLCYLALHSGNTYDLEPTRVLTALEGADRSALPQHPELRELVARAIYHLNLYHTGGHSQRLTYVP